The following proteins are encoded in a genomic region of Chryseobacterium cucumeris:
- a CDS encoding mechanosensitive ion channel family protein, with protein MEKTGLRYVDLVYKVLENWYITFAELTPKLIVGILVFTFFLVTSKYLSQAAVKLFHKFFPKSRKESSLVTLISVFRFLIMLMGTFIALEIMGFSGFLWKFIGSLGVAGVIAGVALKDLVSSIFSGMLIGIDKAYKVGDYITIGTHSGTVQEIGFLTTKILTDDGKKAYIPNQVVFNAPFYNITASPQRRIILNFEIPADEDITKAQKGILDVVKNLDNVDKLDTVEVIFTDLKQGAFNLQVKFWIKVGANLAQVRSQAYLGIKERFDTDKIQLVTPTSISITSGETNLPESHQDK; from the coding sequence ATGGAGAAAACCGGACTCAGGTATGTAGATCTTGTTTACAAGGTATTGGAAAATTGGTATATCACCTTCGCTGAACTTACCCCCAAGCTGATTGTTGGAATTTTAGTATTTACCTTTTTCCTGGTTACCAGCAAATATTTAAGCCAGGCAGCGGTAAAATTATTCCATAAATTTTTTCCTAAAAGTCGCAAAGAGAGTTCATTAGTCACCTTAATCAGTGTATTCAGATTTTTGATCATGCTGATGGGAACCTTTATTGCTCTTGAAATAATGGGTTTCAGCGGTTTTCTTTGGAAGTTTATCGGAAGCTTAGGAGTTGCAGGGGTTATTGCCGGGGTTGCTCTGAAAGACCTGGTATCCAGTATTTTCTCAGGAATGCTTATTGGAATTGACAAAGCTTACAAGGTAGGAGATTATATTACGATCGGAACCCACTCAGGAACAGTACAGGAAATCGGGTTTCTCACTACAAAAATTCTTACTGATGACGGAAAGAAAGCTTATATCCCTAATCAGGTTGTTTTCAATGCTCCGTTTTACAATATTACAGCCTCTCCACAGCGAAGGATAATTTTAAACTTTGAAATTCCGGCTGATGAAGATATCACTAAAGCTCAGAAAGGAATTCTTGATGTGGTTAAAAATCTTGATAATGTGGATAAGCTGGACACCGTAGAAGTAATTTTTACAGACTTGAAGCAAGGTGCATTTAATCTGCAGGTAAAATTCTGGATAAAAGTAGGGGCTAATCTTGCGCAGGTAAGAAGCCAGGCTTATTTAGGGATCAAAGAACGCTTTGATACGGATAAAATTCAGCTGGTAACGCCAACGAGCATCAGCATTACAAGTGGAGAGACTAACTTGCCGGAAAGTCATCAGGATAAGTAA
- a CDS encoding DUF423 domain-containing protein, with protein sequence MKTITLIFGAVYGMVSVILGAFGAHALKKILAVERLESFETGVRYQMYAAFFLLIIGYILKFETSAEKWTSILMIAGTFLFSVSIYFLSMQDYWGMNLKFLGPITPLGGLMMILSWGMLILYFAKNRI encoded by the coding sequence ATGAAAACAATCACATTAATTTTTGGAGCAGTTTACGGAATGGTGTCTGTAATCCTGGGTGCTTTCGGAGCACACGCTTTAAAGAAAATATTAGCTGTGGAAAGACTGGAAAGTTTTGAAACAGGAGTAAGATACCAGATGTATGCAGCTTTTTTCCTGCTGATCATCGGGTATATCTTAAAATTTGAAACTTCTGCTGAAAAATGGACTTCCATTTTAATGATTGCAGGAACATTTTTATTCTCTGTAAGCATCTATTTCTTAAGCATGCAGGATTATTGGGGAATGAATCTTAAATTCTTAGGCCCTATCACTCCGCTTGGAGGTCTGATGATGATCTTGAGCTGGGGAATGCTGATCTTATATTTTGCCAAAAACAGAATTTAG
- the sucC gene encoding ADP-forming succinate--CoA ligase subunit beta — protein sequence MNLHEYQSKEILSKYGVAIQRGFVANNVDEAVAAAEKLTAETGAQGWVVKAQIHAGGRGKGGGVKFSPNMDKLKENAQNIIGMQLITPQTSAEGKKVNSVLVAEDVYYPGESETKEFYVSILLDRAEGKNTIVYSTEGGMDIEHVAEVTPHLIHKEIIDPALGLQGFQARKIAFNLGLEGNAFKEFVKFIGSLYNAYTGIDASLFEINPVLKTSDNKIIAVDAKVTLDDNSLFRHKDLAELRDTREEDPMDVEAGEAGLNFVKLDGNVACMVNGAGLAMATMDIIKLSGGNPANFLDVGGTADAQRVQTAFGIILRDPNVKAILINIFGGIVRCDRVAQGVVDAYKAMGSLPVPLIVRLQGTNAVEAKKLIDESGLPVHSAITLEEAANKVKEVLA from the coding sequence ATGAATCTTCACGAGTATCAATCAAAAGAGATTTTATCAAAGTATGGAGTAGCTATCCAACGTGGTTTCGTTGCAAACAATGTAGATGAAGCTGTAGCTGCTGCTGAAAAACTAACTGCTGAAACTGGCGCTCAAGGGTGGGTAGTAAAAGCTCAGATCCACGCAGGTGGTCGTGGTAAAGGCGGTGGTGTAAAGTTCTCTCCAAACATGGATAAGCTTAAAGAAAACGCTCAGAACATCATCGGAATGCAGTTGATTACTCCACAAACTTCTGCTGAAGGTAAAAAAGTAAATTCTGTTTTGGTTGCAGAGGATGTATATTATCCAGGTGAGTCAGAAACTAAAGAATTTTATGTTTCTATTCTATTAGACAGAGCTGAAGGTAAAAATACAATCGTATATTCTACTGAAGGTGGTATGGATATTGAGCACGTTGCTGAAGTAACTCCTCATTTGATCCACAAAGAAATCATTGATCCTGCTTTAGGTCTTCAGGGATTCCAGGCTAGAAAAATTGCTTTCAACCTAGGTCTTGAAGGAAATGCTTTCAAAGAATTTGTAAAATTCATCGGTTCTCTTTATAATGCTTACACAGGTATTGATGCATCTCTTTTCGAAATCAACCCTGTATTAAAAACTTCTGATAACAAAATTATCGCTGTAGATGCTAAAGTAACTTTAGATGACAACTCATTGTTCCGTCACAAAGACTTAGCTGAACTTAGAGATACAAGAGAAGAAGATCCAATGGATGTAGAAGCTGGTGAAGCTGGTCTTAACTTCGTAAAACTGGATGGTAACGTTGCTTGTATGGTAAACGGAGCTGGTCTTGCAATGGCAACTATGGATATCATCAAATTATCTGGTGGTAACCCTGCAAACTTCCTTGACGTAGGTGGTACTGCAGATGCTCAGAGAGTACAGACTGCTTTCGGAATCATCTTAAGAGATCCAAACGTAAAAGCTATTTTGATCAACATCTTCGGAGGTATCGTAAGATGTGACAGAGTTGCTCAGGGTGTTGTAGATGCTTACAAAGCTATGGGTAGCCTTCCTGTTCCATTGATCGTAAGATTACAGGGAACTAACGCTGTAGAAGCTAAAAAATTAATTGACGAGTCTGGTCTTCCGGTACACTCTGCAATTACTTTAGAAGAAGCTGCAAACAAAGTAAAAGAAGTTTTAGCATAA
- a CDS encoding Gfo/Idh/MocA family oxidoreductase, with amino-acid sequence MQLVKAGLCAFGMSGKVFHAPFLKEHPGFFISAVVERSKEESKVKYPEATIYRSVEEMLQQADVELVIINTPVQTHYEYAKKALEAGKNIIVEKPFTVNVSEAEELVQLAEEKGLFLSVYQNRRFDRDFLQVQKILNDKKTGNIKEVEIRFDRFRTMASGKQHKESPDQLGSGSLHDLGAHLVDQAVQYFGYPEKLFADVFSMKGAEFANDYFEILLFYKDNLRVRLKSSVFSKEGHYAYTIHGDRGTFLQERTDNQENELVAGAIPEYGKEWTKPLTAPDGILNFLNDHSETERNLTSSEAGNYMDYYQQIYEHIVFGYALPSPGKEIIQNMKIIDASLESAKEERIVKL; translated from the coding sequence ATGCAATTGGTAAAAGCAGGGCTTTGTGCCTTTGGAATGAGTGGGAAAGTGTTCCATGCTCCCTTTTTAAAGGAGCATCCGGGATTTTTTATCTCTGCTGTTGTGGAAAGAAGCAAGGAAGAATCGAAGGTGAAATATCCTGAGGCAACGATCTATCGTTCCGTGGAAGAAATGCTTCAGCAGGCAGATGTAGAATTGGTGATCATCAATACTCCGGTTCAGACCCATTATGAGTACGCCAAAAAAGCACTGGAAGCGGGAAAAAATATTATTGTGGAAAAACCTTTTACAGTAAATGTTTCTGAAGCAGAAGAACTGGTGCAACTGGCTGAAGAAAAAGGTTTGTTTCTGAGTGTATACCAAAACCGAAGATTCGACCGTGACTTTCTGCAGGTTCAAAAAATTCTGAATGATAAGAAAACAGGGAATATTAAAGAAGTTGAAATACGTTTTGACAGATTCCGTACCATGGCCAGTGGAAAGCAGCATAAAGAAAGTCCTGATCAGCTGGGATCAGGATCACTTCATGATCTGGGAGCACATCTTGTAGATCAGGCGGTGCAGTACTTTGGGTATCCGGAAAAACTTTTTGCCGATGTATTTTCTATGAAAGGAGCCGAATTCGCTAACGATTATTTTGAAATTCTCTTATTCTATAAAGATAATCTGAGAGTAAGACTGAAATCATCTGTTTTCAGCAAAGAAGGACATTATGCTTACACAATTCATGGAGACAGAGGAACTTTCCTGCAGGAAAGAACCGATAATCAGGAAAATGAACTGGTAGCAGGTGCTATTCCTGAATATGGTAAAGAATGGACAAAGCCTTTGACTGCACCGGACGGAATTTTAAACTTCCTGAATGATCATTCTGAAACTGAAAGAAATCTTACCTCCAGTGAAGCCGGAAACTATATGGATTATTACCAGCAGATTTATGAACACATTGTTTTTGGATATGCCTTACCATCTCCGGGAAAAGAAATTATTCAGAATATGAAAATCATTGATGCTTCTCTTGAAAGTGCAAAAGAAGAAAGAATAGTAAAATTATAA
- a CDS encoding carboxypeptidase-like regulatory domain-containing protein, translating into MKIYSTLFFLVAASAFHAQVVSGTIVSKNENQPIPYVKIGIEKKSTGTISDEQGKFSIDLSNTDPQQKIKIEVPGYNLYQETIQNFKKYDQQKIFLTEKTKNIKEITIKPKKLVDKNWGVNTKTKSVIYSVNPEFDKKSFLGETALEFNAKKRSKLKNINLNIASYVSTEPVLMRYSIYSEKNGFPDKNILEEEITVELTEDMIKDGTYTLDVSDRNIWLQGKFFIGIQFLKDFDGRIKISAALFRTGFIREFYGEWQKMTIAAPAINIDVKMDKNGSNNMNEDD; encoded by the coding sequence ATGAAAATATATTCTACTTTATTCTTCCTTGTGGCAGCCTCAGCCTTCCATGCGCAGGTTGTTTCCGGAACTATTGTTTCTAAAAACGAAAATCAGCCTATTCCTTATGTGAAAATCGGGATTGAGAAGAAATCGACAGGTACAATTTCAGATGAACAAGGAAAATTTTCAATTGATCTTTCCAATACAGATCCCCAACAGAAAATAAAAATAGAAGTCCCGGGATACAATCTTTATCAGGAAACAATACAGAATTTTAAAAAGTATGACCAGCAAAAAATATTTTTAACAGAGAAAACTAAAAATATTAAAGAGATTACAATTAAGCCTAAAAAGCTGGTAGATAAAAACTGGGGGGTCAATACCAAGACAAAAAGTGTTATTTATTCTGTTAACCCGGAATTTGACAAAAAGAGTTTTCTTGGAGAAACAGCTTTAGAATTCAACGCTAAGAAAAGATCAAAGCTTAAAAATATCAATCTGAATATAGCCAGCTATGTTTCTACCGAGCCGGTTTTAATGAGATATAGCATTTACAGTGAAAAAAATGGCTTCCCGGATAAAAATATCCTGGAAGAAGAGATTACCGTAGAGCTCACTGAAGATATGATTAAAGACGGAACGTATACACTGGATGTAAGCGACCGTAACATCTGGCTGCAGGGAAAATTTTTTATCGGCATACAGTTTTTAAAAGATTTTGACGGCAGGATTAAAATCAGTGCTGCTTTGTTCAGAACAGGATTTATAAGGGAGTTTTATGGTGAGTGGCAGAAAATGACCATTGCCGCACCAGCCATT
- a CDS encoding ABC-F family ATP-binding cassette domain-containing protein — MNYVSAENLTKSYGIKVLFKNISFHINEGDKIAIVAKNGSGKSTLLKILMGKEIADSGTAIINKDIQVVLFDQEIDYDPKLSIEEFMMTLDSEPILALKNYHRSLHSTDNDFIEKALADMEVHKAWDLENEMKQILSQLKITDLEAKMGTLSGGQIKRVALAKLLTETRAEHRHTLLIMDEPTNHLDVDMVEWLENYLNKAKITLLLVTHDRYFLDSVCDIIWEMEDQNLYVHNGSYATYLENKMIREENLNATIDKANNLYRKELEWMRRQPKARTTKSKGRIDAFYETEKVAKTDTRKDGLELDFEMKRLGNKILELKHIDKSFGPKVLLKDFSYQFQRGEKVGIIGKNGAGKSTLLNIIQGFEKADKGEIETGETISFGYFSQKGLTYKEDERVIDFIKEIAEFYPLANGKSLSASQFLRLFLFDDQTQYSPISKLSGGEKRRLHLMYILYQNPNFLIFDEPTNDLDLPTLTVLENFLQQFQGSLIIVSHDRYFMDRIVDHVLAFEGNGKIRDFVGNFSEYREARSREEALEKNAAVKPDPVKEVISSAEGTQFSNSKRKLTFKEQRELETIEKEMPELEEQRAKILDKLNNEADYEKIATLSSELETVSEKLENHEMRWLELQELL, encoded by the coding sequence ATGAATTACGTTTCTGCAGAAAATCTTACCAAATCTTACGGCATCAAAGTTTTGTTTAAAAATATTTCTTTTCACATCAATGAAGGAGATAAAATAGCGATTGTTGCCAAAAACGGAAGTGGAAAATCTACGCTTCTGAAAATATTAATGGGTAAGGAAATTGCAGACAGCGGAACTGCGATCATCAATAAAGATATCCAGGTGGTATTATTTGATCAGGAAATTGACTATGATCCTAAGCTGAGCATTGAAGAATTTATGATGACCCTGGATTCCGAGCCTATCCTGGCGCTTAAAAACTATCATCGATCACTTCATTCTACAGATAATGATTTTATTGAGAAAGCACTGGCTGATATGGAAGTTCATAAAGCCTGGGATCTGGAAAATGAAATGAAGCAGATTCTTTCCCAGCTTAAAATTACAGATCTTGAGGCTAAAATGGGAACCCTTTCGGGAGGACAGATCAAACGTGTCGCTTTGGCGAAGCTTTTAACTGAAACAAGAGCTGAGCACAGACATACCCTTCTTATCATGGACGAACCTACCAACCACCTTGATGTGGACATGGTAGAATGGCTTGAAAACTATCTGAACAAAGCAAAAATCACGTTACTTCTGGTAACCCACGACCGATATTTCCTTGACAGTGTTTGTGATATCATCTGGGAAATGGAGGATCAGAATCTGTATGTTCACAATGGTTCGTATGCTACTTACCTCGAGAACAAGATGATTCGTGAGGAGAATCTTAATGCTACGATTGATAAAGCGAATAACCTTTACAGAAAGGAACTGGAATGGATGAGAAGACAGCCAAAAGCCAGAACCACAAAATCAAAAGGCAGAATTGATGCTTTCTACGAAACAGAAAAAGTGGCCAAAACCGACACCAGAAAAGATGGACTGGAGCTTGATTTTGAAATGAAACGTCTGGGAAATAAAATTCTTGAACTCAAACATATTGATAAAAGCTTTGGGCCAAAAGTTCTGTTAAAAGATTTCAGCTACCAGTTTCAACGTGGAGAAAAGGTTGGAATCATTGGAAAGAACGGAGCGGGAAAATCTACCCTGCTTAACATTATTCAAGGTTTTGAAAAAGCCGATAAAGGAGAAATTGAAACAGGAGAAACTATTTCCTTCGGTTATTTCTCACAAAAAGGCCTTACCTATAAAGAGGATGAACGTGTGATTGATTTCATTAAAGAAATTGCAGAATTTTATCCTTTAGCGAATGGTAAAAGTTTATCCGCATCACAGTTCTTAAGATTATTTTTATTTGACGATCAGACACAGTATTCTCCTATTTCCAAACTTTCCGGAGGTGAAAAAAGACGGCTTCACCTGATGTATATTTTGTATCAGAATCCTAACTTCCTGATTTTTGATGAGCCTACAAATGACTTAGATCTTCCGACGCTAACGGTTCTTGAAAACTTTCTTCAGCAATTCCAGGGATCTTTGATTATCGTTTCCCACGACAGGTATTTCATGGACAGAATTGTAGACCATGTTCTGGCTTTTGAAGGCAACGGGAAAATCAGGGATTTTGTAGGTAATTTCTCAGAATACAGAGAAGCCAGAAGCCGTGAAGAGGCATTGGAAAAAAATGCTGCGGTAAAACCTGATCCTGTAAAAGAAGTAATTTCTTCCGCAGAAGGTACTCAATTTTCCAATTCTAAAAGAAAACTGACCTTTAAAGAACAAAGGGAACTGGAAACGATTGAAAAAGAAATGCCTGAACTGGAGGAACAGCGCGCAAAAATTCTGGATAAGCTCAACAACGAAGCTGATTATGAAAAGATAGCCACTCTTTCTTCCGAGCTGGAAACGGTTTCAGAAAAACTGGAGAACCACGAAATGAGATGGCTGGAGCTTCAGGAGCTCCTTTAA
- a CDS encoding peroxiredoxin translates to MSIKLGDTAPNFQAESSVGDINFYNYLGDSWGILFSHPADYTPVCTTELGYTAKLQSEFDARDTKVIALSVDGVEDHQNWVKDINETQNTNVKFPIIADKDKKVSELYDFIHPNASATATVRSLLIIDPSKKVRLIITYPASTGRNFDEILRVLDSLQLVDNYRVATPVNWEVGEDVIVPPTISTEDARKIFPKGVTEIKPYLRYTPQPNT, encoded by the coding sequence ATGTCAATCAAACTAGGAGATACAGCACCCAACTTTCAGGCAGAATCATCAGTAGGCGATATCAATTTTTATAATTATCTGGGAGATTCCTGGGGAATTCTGTTTTCGCATCCTGCAGATTATACACCGGTATGCACAACGGAGTTGGGATATACCGCAAAACTTCAGTCTGAGTTTGATGCCAGAGATACAAAAGTAATTGCCCTGAGTGTAGATGGGGTAGAAGATCATCAAAATTGGGTAAAAGATATTAATGAAACTCAGAATACCAATGTAAAGTTTCCTATTATCGCAGATAAAGACAAAAAGGTTTCAGAACTGTATGATTTTATTCATCCCAATGCTTCGGCTACCGCTACAGTACGTTCTCTTTTGATTATTGATCCTTCCAAAAAAGTAAGACTGATTATTACCTATCCGGCCTCTACAGGAAGGAATTTTGACGAGATCCTCAGAGTGCTGGATTCTTTACAGCTGGTAGACAATTACCGTGTGGCTACGCCTGTGAATTGGGAAGTTGGAGAAGATGTTATTGTACCTCCAACCATTTCTACAGAAGATGCCCGGAAAATATTCCCGAAAGGGGTAACGGAAATAAAGCCCTATCTGAGATACACCCCTCAACCTAATACATGA
- a CDS encoding 5' nucleotidase, NT5C type: MKKVIVDMDGVMADVYHQLVQFEKRDTGREIEISDLAGKPEIESFPNGKKHVNEVGFFRTLPVMKGSREAIEYLNNKYELYIVSAGMEFPNSLREKYDWLAEHFPFITWEQIVLCGSKRVVSGDVMIDDYPKNLDHFSGQRLIFTQPHNELIENDTYERVHSWEEVMNIL, translated from the coding sequence ATGAAAAAAGTTATTGTAGATATGGACGGGGTAATGGCAGATGTCTATCATCAGCTGGTACAATTTGAAAAAAGAGATACAGGAAGAGAAATTGAAATCAGTGATTTGGCAGGTAAGCCTGAAATAGAGTCTTTTCCCAACGGAAAAAAGCATGTAAATGAAGTAGGCTTTTTCAGAACCTTACCGGTAATGAAAGGAAGCCGTGAGGCAATAGAATACCTTAATAATAAATATGAACTCTATATTGTATCTGCCGGAATGGAATTTCCGAACAGTCTACGGGAAAAATATGACTGGCTGGCAGAACATTTTCCTTTTATCACATGGGAACAGATTGTTCTTTGCGGAAGTAAAAGAGTAGTGTCCGGAGATGTCATGATTGATGATTATCCTAAAAATCTGGACCATTTTTCAGGGCAAAGACTGATATTTACCCAGCCTCATAATGAACTGATAGAAAATGATACCTATGAAAGAGTTCATTCCTGGGAAGAGGTTATGAATATCCTATAA
- a CDS encoding TonB-dependent siderophore receptor, protein MKRQLLSLGLLFIAASASSQMKNTEADTIRTQTIEDINLHKTGNPNQARPLSTKSNLTIMETPQPIAIVTHEIIEQQQAKQLSDVLQNVNGLYITSSRGNSQDSFGGRGFILGNDNIFKNGSRVNSGVFPEVSGLERVEVLKGANAMLFGNTAAGGVINMITKKPKFNFGGSIGLNGGSWNSYKPTVDIYGPLSKNIAFRVNGAYEHAESFRDVVESEKYYFNPSFLFNLSPKSQLIVEADYLKTNFTPDFGLGSITEKDQSYRLNDTVSRNTFFGTDWQYQNVQQASTNVTFNHQFNERWSLNAIASYQNYTKDYFSSERVQWIYDTKDTTVDPNRLSWKRPFGRTYNEQNYTSAQVNINGEFNTGKISHKVLIGADADYSQADAYAYTVAAPRNLLYLDDPSTWGSIDMPNSTLSTRNRINTRRIGIYAQDFISLTKQLKVIAGLRWSYIENMPTLTTRFTLNDKIEVANSSTSDNAFSPKVGLVYAPNENLSVFATYTNSFAANAGYTSDQFGTVNTNQPVTDVQNQLNTLSKQSIKPSTVDQYEIGIKKNFWNNALAVNLTAYQIMYNNYYQTYWFASAPNGVPVNSTDTNLKEFAGNMRSRGVELDITGNPTENLSIIGGFSYNNSVYTDTPEKGYIENQRLVRTPATTANASVFYKFTNYVKGLKIGAGIYYIGDRIAGWNDTKSTNTSRNNVSRMFDLKDYTTVSVSVGYEWKKFSIQGKVGNLFDVVNYNVHENYSVNPITPRNYYFTLIYRL, encoded by the coding sequence ATGAAAAGACAATTACTTTCTTTAGGCCTTCTGTTTATCGCCGCTTCGGCAAGTTCACAGATGAAAAATACTGAAGCAGATACTATCAGAACTCAAACTATTGAGGATATCAACCTTCATAAAACGGGAAATCCTAACCAGGCTAGACCATTATCGACAAAGTCGAATCTGACGATAATGGAAACTCCCCAGCCCATTGCTATTGTTACCCACGAAATCATTGAGCAGCAGCAGGCAAAGCAACTGAGTGATGTTCTTCAGAATGTAAACGGATTATACATCACTTCATCCAGAGGAAATTCTCAGGATAGTTTTGGTGGACGTGGTTTCATTTTAGGAAATGATAATATTTTTAAAAATGGTTCAAGAGTAAACAGCGGTGTTTTCCCTGAAGTAAGTGGTCTGGAAAGAGTAGAAGTTTTAAAGGGCGCCAATGCCATGCTTTTTGGAAATACAGCAGCTGGTGGTGTTATCAATATGATTACAAAAAAGCCTAAATTCAATTTTGGTGGAAGTATCGGGTTAAACGGCGGAAGCTGGAATTCTTATAAACCAACAGTTGATATTTACGGTCCTTTATCTAAAAATATTGCTTTCAGAGTAAACGGAGCCTATGAGCATGCTGAAAGTTTCAGAGATGTTGTAGAATCAGAGAAATATTATTTCAATCCATCCTTCCTTTTCAATTTAAGCCCAAAATCACAATTGATTGTGGAAGCAGATTATCTTAAAACTAATTTCACTCCTGATTTCGGGCTTGGTTCTATTACGGAAAAAGACCAAAGCTATAGATTGAATGATACTGTTTCCAGAAACACTTTCTTCGGAACTGACTGGCAATATCAAAATGTACAGCAAGCTTCTACGAATGTAACTTTTAATCATCAGTTCAACGAAAGATGGTCTTTAAATGCGATTGCTTCTTACCAGAACTATACAAAAGATTATTTTTCTTCTGAAAGAGTACAATGGATCTATGACACCAAAGATACCACTGTAGATCCTAACAGATTGTCATGGAAAAGACCTTTTGGCAGAACTTACAACGAACAAAATTATACTTCAGCACAGGTAAACATCAATGGTGAATTCAATACAGGAAAAATCAGCCACAAAGTTTTAATTGGGGCAGATGCTGATTACAGCCAGGCAGATGCTTATGCTTATACTGTTGCGGCTCCAAGAAATCTTCTATATTTAGATGATCCGTCAACGTGGGGAAGTATTGATATGCCGAATTCTACTCTTAGTACGAGAAACAGGATCAATACAAGAAGAATCGGGATCTATGCACAGGATTTTATCAGCTTAACAAAACAATTAAAAGTAATTGCAGGTTTAAGATGGTCTTATATAGAAAATATGCCTACGCTGACGACCCGCTTCACATTAAATGATAAAATTGAAGTCGCTAATTCTTCAACGTCTGACAATGCATTTTCTCCAAAAGTAGGTTTGGTGTATGCTCCAAATGAAAACCTTTCTGTATTTGCAACTTATACGAATTCTTTTGCAGCCAATGCAGGATATACTTCAGATCAATTTGGCACGGTAAATACCAATCAGCCTGTTACAGATGTTCAAAATCAATTAAATACTTTATCAAAGCAAAGCATAAAGCCATCAACGGTTGATCAATATGAAATTGGTATTAAAAAGAATTTCTGGAATAATGCTTTAGCTGTTAACTTAACGGCTTACCAGATTATGTACAATAACTACTATCAAACGTATTGGTTTGCTTCTGCTCCAAACGGAGTACCTGTAAATTCCACAGACACCAATCTTAAAGAATTTGCAGGAAATATGAGAAGCCGTGGTGTGGAACTGGACATTACAGGAAATCCTACAGAAAACTTATCTATAATCGGAGGTTTTTCTTATAACAATTCGGTATATACCGACACTCCTGAAAAAGGATATATTGAAAACCAAAGACTGGTAAGAACACCCGCTACAACAGCAAATGCTTCTGTTTTCTATAAATTTACAAACTACGTAAAAGGGTTGAAAATCGGAGCTGGGATTTATTACATCGGGGACAGAATTGCCGGATGGAATGATACAAAATCTACAAACACAAGTAGAAATAACGTGAGCAGAATGTTTGACCTGAAAGATTATACGACTGTTTCCGTTTCAGTAGGCTACGAGTGGAAAAAATTCTCTATCCAGGGGAAAGTGGGCAACCTGTTTGATGTCGTAAATTATAATGTTCACGAGAATTATTCAGTGAATCCGATTACGCCTAGAAATTACTATTTCACATTGATTTACAGACTCTAG